The Erigeron canadensis isolate Cc75 chromosome 1, C_canadensis_v1, whole genome shotgun sequence genome segment ttgcatacttttaaacaaacatattaatgacaaaattatttctattaaGCTGTCGAAAATTCacggcatatatactaaaataacgaaccaTTTCAACAAAGGAATTGAGATATTAGATATCAATAGTTGAATACTGTTTAAAGGTGtatatgcatacaacttaagattatgatatattgatataaattatatacaaattaaGATAAGAAGCCGATCAAAGAGTAACCGCATATGTGAAACACCTTTATAATTATTCACATATTACTCATTTCATTTTCTCTAAAgtaataaatacaaatttatatttcatttcttattactgtaattttctttatttaaatacTAACACGGTAgccacgcaatgcggcggtaggTAGTGGTGGGGGCGATTGTTAATGGCGGATGCGATATGATATCGAGTGGTGTAAGCTattgatgttaaaatatttaatgtaaataGTTAATGGATATAATttgaaagataaatgattgatagtgtaatttaattattaatgttaagtaGATAATGtagataaaaacattttaagggtgttattttttaatattaaacaaGTTTCaatgtttttataataaataacaattcattttgtaatatagtatatatagatgaatATCATCTATTTCTTACGAGTTACATACGTGAGCATTTTCGGAAAAATAATGTTTCTTATAGAAAAGCAAAGTATTTATGCACAAATTCACAAACATTCACCATTCGTTTATCATGATGAGAGACTAGAATTAATCAATAGTctaattaatcatttcacaTACCAACAAAGTAAAATTATTAATCGATCATTAGCTATTTCACAATAAAAGTATCGTTATAGCCTCTTTTTTTAAGTTACCAATAACTTAATTGCGGAGTTTTGGAAGCCGACTTTACCCAAAGCTAGTTAAAATAGAAACGTCTATATAAgcattattaaattaaatatatgatcATGTTCTCGTTATaggatttttatttaattattttttatttttatgttttagttttgaAATGAATCTCTAcgttatataaatctcacttcaaaatttgttagttattgcctatgtggcatgcttaaaaatacaagaaaactcaaaaatcattacaatattgctccttgaaaggtctacggattagttacttttataagaagttcaaattttcgaaaacggattagttatgctttcaagaagttcaaattttcaaaaatttgaatatgtaaccgttcgtgtattgcttgtggcggttactttcttacatgtctatgtctatataaggccacttccattcagttttaaggcatttcaaaacgtaaacacataacaaggCAATTTTAGCATGACTTCACTAAAcgatgtttcaattagaaatttgcgtccaaataattagccatgtacgataacggttagaatttgcggctatggaagcaacctctatatggagatgttaataacataggtagtattgagatgatcctgatggacgaacatgtaagtattcattgtttgtgaatttttcttttttgattagattactttttaacataactttcttttgaatttataactagctttttaacattctaatgtataaacattttcattttgacagtttgataaagtggttgttgttgcaacaatcggttttattccaaccgaccagttatggtattcaatggaatgtgtgaactgttttcgagaagttaagttgaccgatctttacatggatgcagtcgacattattgatgctttaagggacaacaaaatgtggatttgttgttcatgtaacaaggaaggagttctcatcaatcgtaggtatatatttatatttcatattaaaactctataatcattaagttgtgtgttaaaattgtatctctgttttttttttggtaggtttaatgtgcaagttaggattgtagatgccactagtgctattggagttaaaatgaatgatcaacaaatttcaaatcttatacaaagaacagcctatcaaatttATGATGAATgttatgaggtatatttggtttattttagtgctaaataagacttttctatgcattttaagtcattaattttttttaaaatgatcattagttgtaataggagtacatttacttcgctacatgaatgcttgaactggtgttaaagaaattatttaaggttatagcgtATCCACGTGGGTCTaatcaaagtgggggaaaattcataatacatatcacatccaggtaaccaacataatccttcttatatgcgcctactatgggcaatcaattttataatttctctccggcgtgcaatgtacgcgttttaagcctcgtgtatcattaataaatctcAAGGTATATCTAACATtattcttctttaaattaatcaactcataagaatatttttattatgtccaactcagttatatttattcattgatacaatcttaaaataaaatttaagaaattatttagggttgtccatgcatcgcacggggtctaagcactagtaatatatatattcttttatttcACGCGTATGCGCGCATTTGTGTCAACTCGTACTATACGACACTAGTATGAAAGGCACACAAGTTAGTTAAACATTAACgtatttaaataattatgtacattaattaaatatagtaAAAATGCCAAGTATGGTGTACCAGCTTGCTATACATACACCACAAAATATTTTGACAAGAAATTAGTGGCGAAGAAAATATCATGCACAAACGTGGAAGTCACCTGAAGAtgtatttcaaataaaaatgcAAAACTAATTAATTTGTGGCTCGACTATACATTCTTCCTTGGTAAGTAACCTACATTTTATCGGACGTAAAACATTCAGAATTATActctatattaatttatattaagaGTTAACTTCCACGTGGTTTGTCTATAATTTTCAAAATGACAATTCTTTTTTGAGTATCCTTTCAATGGAGGTTCTTATTTTCAGAATTTTTTTTACAAGATTAATCTCTTTTTAACAAAACCGTTAATGCCGTTGTTGGGGTTTAAGAGGGAAGTGAGATACTTTGTTTCTCTAAACGTTTCGAGATTGAATTTGGGAATTGATGACATCTAGTTGTTAACTTGAGAAAGACTAACTACTTAACATTTTCTGATATAAATTTTGCTTttccataaaaagaaaaacaaaataaattaaagtaacaTTTGTTGTTAAAATTATCATACGTACGTAGAGCTAGCATTGAATACTTAAATGACCCGCACCATCAGATTTCACCAAATATGTTGATTAGAGCTATTTATCGGATataatatttcattattttgaatatattagTTCGATCATCAAACAAAAAGCGTATTGgggattaagaaaaaaaaaaaaaaagtaaaaaagtccAATTGAAATTACCGATCTATCTcgaaatttattttattgaatttaTACGTACATCTCGAAAGATACTTCCTGAGAAaagtgaacttttttttttttttttcatgtactGGTAATTAACTCGTCTATTGATGAAGTTGTTGGAGTTAAGTAACCCACATATTCCACATAAGCATTCCTCAAGtttattctttattattatgtatacaCCAAGATATTTGACACAtgaatacaaaataaatatattaataaaagaggAGGAAACTTCAAATATAAATTGGTGCCATTTGCCTCCATAGATGGTAGGTATAAACTGATAAACGGCCTCTCTCTTGCATTACACATTAGTCAATCTAGCTTCAACCTCTATCCATAAAATCCCACGaaaattaaacttttgtttAGTCAAATTCATCTTCATCTTTACTCAATCTCTACTTTTGATCCAAAAAGTACCTTAAAGAACAAACACACAAACataaacacaaaaacacacaaatttaattaagaacatGGAATCCGTGGTTTCGGAGCTAGAAGGAACTCTTTTAAGGAACGAAGATTCTTTCTCCTACTTCATGCTAGTAGCTTTTGAAGCCTCCGGGTTAATTCGATTtacattgttgttattattttgGCCAGTTATCAAGTTACTCGAAATATGTGGTAAGCCGGATATTGGCCTAAAATTGGCTATCTTTTTTGCCACTGCTGGAGTTCGTATATCGGAAATTGAATCGGTTGCAAGGGCAGTTTTGCCTaagttttattttgatgatattgatTTGGAGGCATGGAGGGTGtttaacttgggtgaaaaaagAGTGGTTGTGACTAAAATGCCTAGAGTTATGGTTGAGCAGTTTGTGAAAGATCATTTGCGTGCTGATGAAGTTATTGGGACCGAGCTTGTGGTGAGCCGGTTTGGGTTTGCCACGGGCTTGGTTCGTGATAATGGGTTCGGATTATCGGTTTCTGATCGTGTTGCAGCCATGTTTAAAGATCACCAACCCAGCCTAGGCCTTGCTAGGTGCTATTCAGATACATCTTTCTTGTCTTTGTGCAAGGTAATCACAGTCTGTTCCATTTTAAATGTTCTAGTCTGACTTTTCAACTCCCTTTTCTTtaactttgatcgtaaatatatattaacttgCAATTTTTGTTTCATTACAGGAACAAGTAAATGCACCATACAAAGTCGAAAACCATAACCAAAGACCACGGCAGGTCGACATCCGGCCAGTCCCGGTAATCTTCCACGACGGCCGACTCGTGAAACGGCCGACGCCATCCACGGCGCTTCTCATCATCCTATGGATCCCAATCGGTATCATCCTCGCAATCATTCGCATGGTAGTCGGTGTCATAGTCCCTATGTGGGCCATTCCATATATGTCAGTCATATTCGGAGCACGAGTTATAGTAAAAGGAGtccctccaccaccaccatcaggATCCAATTCCGGTGTCCTTTTCGTATGCACCCACCGTACTTTACTCGACCCCGTGGTACTATCAACCGTTCTCCAGCGCAGCATTCCAGCTGTCACTTATTCCTTATCAAGACTTTCAGAAATCTTATCCCCAATCCCGACTGTTAGACTAACCAGGATCCGCCACGTAGACgctgaaaaaatcaaaaaagaattATCTAAAGGTGATTTAGTTGTATGCCCCGAAGGCACAACTTGTAGGGAACCCTTTTTACTTCGTTTTAGCGCACTTTTCGCCGAATTAACAGACAGGATTGTACCCGTTGCAATGAACTACCGGGTCGGGTTCTTTCATGCAACTACTGCCAGGGGATGGAAGGCGTTAGACCcgattttctttttcatgaaCCCTAGACCGGTTTATGAGGTTACATTTTTGAACCAGTTGCCGgttgaagctacttgttcatcAGGAAAAAGCCCGCATGATGTCGCGAATTACGTACAAAGAATCCTGGCTGCGACGCTAGGATTCGAGTGTACGAATTTTACAAGGAAAGATAAGTATAGAGTGTTGGCTGGAAATGATGGAACGGTGTCGTATACAACCGTGATGGACCGGGTTCAGAAGATGAGCAAGACATTAAAGAAGGTTGTGGGAACGGTTAAaccatttatcttttttaattagtaattaattGTGATTTCATATGGTtaataattgtttgttttttggtttatacatatatgtatgtatgtaatcaattttttctttgtatttgcTTATATTGTCTAtgaacattttttttgtaattttgattttgCATAGAAAAGTTGAATAATGAATGTTTGTCGATTAAAAAGAATACTTTTATTCTTGTTTATATATCCCCCGACTTCATCATGATTTTAAGCggtattttattatatatatatactgcaCTACATAGCAAGATAGAACCAAGAAATTAAATTCGGGTCTGGTATATCCAGAAGTAGTATCCACTtctgatgaaaaataaaatcaaattaagtACTATGTATATATCAAACAAAACAACACACTATTGAACATGTGAAGTGGTAGGTTTATAATAGCAGGGCTCCTTAGTGACATGCAGCTTTATGGCAAGGCTTGAGTACAAAGAATGCTTATCTTTCAGAAACATGGGTCCAAAACTAATCCCATAACCGGAGTTTCCCAAACGCTAAATTTACTAttccaacaaaataaaaaaaagtgtgaaTGTGATATGATCGATGACACGTTAAAATTTGACTTTATGAGACAAATTATGTCTCATTTGATAGACTTCAAATAGTTCAATTGATCTTGTTAATATATCATGAGTCTGTCTAGCAAAAGAAAGTTTGATGTCGGAAAAGACCAAAGCAAACTAGGCAAACTACGCAATTACAAAAATACAAGAATGTAGAACCACAAAATAAATGGgcccaattttttttctttcacatgAGCCCAATGGCCAATATTTTCATATTTCGTGGGCtgatttttaatgtaatacttTAGAGTTTAGACTCATGATTAATATATACTACCGTGAGAATtgattcttttgaaattagcCATGACTAACACGGTACCTCTACAATGCAAAGATGGTAACTGCGACGACGGTCTGATGGTGTCGGCCATGGCCAGTGATGGCAGCGACTATTAATGGTGGTAGCAGTGTCAAGTGaagtaggttgatgtaaatgtattATGTAACCGTTGTAAAGTTGGCAATGGAAATATTCTATAAGATAAAAAGATACCAATGCAATGCGGCTACTGTGATGGTGGTGGCAACCGATGGTGACGACAGCGAGTGGTGGTGGTAATAgatataaagataattaatcTAATGAGGTAGTGGAAATATATTAGAAGATAAGTGACtaatgatgtaatttaatttattaaggttAGGATATATGGTCGCATCTAACCTTgtgcataatttttatatagcaATATAATTTCTGTTTAAAAACTCCAATACGCTCAAAGTCCATTAGATTTAAGTATCAGCCCATCAAGATAAAATGAGTTTAATACTTTAATCATTAAATCATCAACATAAGTCGATCCATAGATATCTATGAGCTTGCAATTATGAGATACTTTACACGGCGTAACTAATAGtgtttagatataaaaaaaatgagaagaaaaaaagtgaCAAACGAAAATTCGTTTTTTCAAGAATTGACCCCACAACAACGTGTGGGAAGACAACCATAGAATTACACATAGATACAGTATGAACATCAAGATTCATATCCAATCTCcccaacaaataaaataatttttgttcGAGTACCACATGTCCACATGTATCCGAGCCATTTGATTTCTTCACTTCTTAAGTAACCCTTAGAGGGCAAATCTCAATACTGCAgaataaaatatgttaaatagtagaaaagaataaaaaatgattttgtattacTTTGTGATGATTATTACAATCGCTTGATGCCTCTATTTATACAAGAATTCTTATGTTAATTATGGAAACAAAATCGAGAAAATATTCTTAGCTTGTTGCCTACGCTGAGATCCTCTATTTCGGTAAATGATGATTCGTTCTGATCTGCGTAATCTTCTTGTTCTAACACTACCCCTCAAGTTGAACAGTGGGATCACTAAAATTCAACTTGCTCAAACATTTGTGAAACATAACTGTTCCCACTACTTTAGTCAATATGTCTGCAAGCTGATCTTTTGATTTTACAAATGGTATTTTAATAATTCCATCTTCAAATTTTTCTTTGATGAAATGTCAATCAACTTCAACATATTTAGTTTTATCATATTGTACTGGATTTTCTGAAATTTGAATGACAACTTCATTATGACACATGATCTGGTTACTTTCTTTAGAAGCAAACCATATTTCAGACATAAGTTTTCTTATCCATAGTGCTTAGCAATACCTCTGAACTCTATTCAGcacttgttaaaaaaataaccttTTGCTGTTTTACTTTTCCATGTAACAAGATTACCTCCTACGATGAAAAAATACCCCGAAGTTGACCTTCTATTTTCTTTGTCTCATGCCCAAACGACATCTGTATATATTTGGATGTTCATATGACCATTTGCTTTGAATATATAGGACCCCATAACTTGAAGTTCCTTTGAGATACCTGTTAAATATGAAAACTGCATCCATATGATCAACTTGAGGTTGATGCATAAACTAACTAACTACTCCAACCGCGTAAGCTATATCTGGACGAGTATGAGCTAGACAAATAAGCTTACCCACCAATCGCTGATATCTGTTCTTATCAGGAAGTTCACCTTCTGTCTTCATAAACAACTTCTGATTGGCGATCATAGGCGTATCAACTGGCTTACAATCAATCATTCCTGTCTCTGTTAGTAGATCAAGTACATATTTCTTATGACAAATGAAAATTCCCTGTTGCGATCTCAAAACCTCCATTCCAATGAAATATCTGAGGTTTCCTAAATCTTTCATCTCGAACTCGACACATAATGCCTTTTCTAATCGCTTAATTTCATCTTTATCATTCCCAATGATaatcatgtcatcaacataaataattatacacGTCACAAACCTACCCTTATGACTATGAGACAGTGTGTGATCTGAATTACTTTGTTTATACCCGTACTTCTTCATTGCTAGAGTGAATCTGCCAAACCAAGCTCTAGGTGACTGCTTCAGTCCATACAACGATTTTTTTAATCTACAGACTTTTGCCATCCTCAAAATTATGAGAAAAACTAGGGGGGATCTCAatataaacttcttcttttactatattatttgttttgctAGCTTGTAACGACGGACCAAgttaacaattaaaaattaagatgGATCTTATATCTTAATTGTCACTCCTAAAGCTATATATAAGCAATTCTAGGCTAGTCGCGTTATCAGCGTATTTAATGTTGTTAAAGTGTTCCCCAAAGTGGTGGTCACCGTGGTAATTTGGTAATGGATACGTGTTGATTTtttcttaaagaaaaatattttaatatgtgTGTCTATAATTAAGCAGTTTATAAATCACTAACACGGTACTCGTGCTATGCGACGGTGGTCATGGCGgtgacggtgtgatggttggacgactgttggtggtggagcgacggtgagttgtgtatataattgatgtaaaaggttaatggacatattttaaatgataaaggactgacagtgtaatttaatcattaatgttaaaaggatagtgtatatgaaagtattttaaggggtgttaagtgaaaatattacatattttcaacattaccaaaaatataacgagctattctttttataatataacgagacggggtgcccgcgcgatgcagcggtgatggtggtaacgacaaagGTGTGGCTGCGGCAATTGTGACGATGATGTGCGgcggtaagggttaatatggttatttaaggattggagaatctatgttatagtttattttattaagggtattataggtatagttgttagactcttacgagtcacgagtcgattTGGATCGAAAACGAGGCGACTCGTTGTGTGACTCATTTTTctcctgactcttacgagtcgcggTGTGAATTTGAAACGAGTCACTACGAGTCGCAAAAATTTATCACTGTTGTAGTTTGAtaatatggttatatattatatatcatatttatggttacattattttgtatgttatatatgtattttttattcttttagtaCGAATTTGGAAATAAACTGTAAGTTTATGACTTAAAAGTAtcgaatatgtaatattttggtaatgtattaaagtaatccacttagaatttgtttataaatacaccacatatatataagtatacacTATTATGTAGTATATACAAATGTCcggactcttacgagtcgagtcacgtttcgagtcacgagtcagaAATCAggttttcgagtcgagtcaaaagttacgagtcgacaactatgcaTAACATCCGTGGATTCAACCATTCAAGAGGAGCCACCAAACACCGTTCGAAACAGATGGATGAAAATGTGAAGTATTAAGAAAAGAGAGATTTCATTGATGGCCTTCATCAAGATTCAAGAGAATGTAAGATATTCCTTGATGGAAAGTGAGAGACACGGAAGGGGAAGAACAAATTGAGGTAGGCGGCTGTgagagataaaagaaaaaaaaaacttacgtgTGAAGCCCTGATTAGTAGGCCTTCGCTACAGTAACCCTCTCACAAATGCTACAGTAAAAGCTACAGTAAATTGTGAGAGGCAACCGACCAACAGGctttgtatatttataattttgagcgaatacttgtattttttttttagttttgctaGTTGC includes the following:
- the LOC122585933 gene encoding glycerol-3-phosphate acyltransferase 5-like, with translation MESVVSELEGTLLRNEDSFSYFMLVAFEASGLIRFTLLLLFWPVIKLLEICGKPDIGLKLAIFFATAGVRISEIESVARAVLPKFYFDDIDLEAWRVFNLGEKRVVVTKMPRVMVEQFVKDHLRADEVIGTELVVSRFGFATGLVRDNGFGLSVSDRVAAMFKDHQPSLGLARCYSDTSFLSLCKEQVNAPYKVENHNQRPRQVDIRPVPVIFHDGRLVKRPTPSTALLIILWIPIGIILAIIRMVVGVIVPMWAIPYMSVIFGARVIVKGVPPPPPSGSNSGVLFVCTHRTLLDPVVLSTVLQRSIPAVTYSLSRLSEILSPIPTVRLTRIRHVDAEKIKKELSKGDLVVCPEGTTCREPFLLRFSALFAELTDRIVPVAMNYRVGFFHATTARGWKALDPIFFFMNPRPVYEVTFLNQLPVEATCSSGKSPHDVANYVQRILAATLGFECTNFTRKDKYRVLAGNDGTVSYTTVMDRVQKMSKTLKKVVGTVKPFIFFN